The sequence below is a genomic window from Variovorax paradoxus B4.
CAGCTCGCAGCCGAGCGCGACCCATTCGTCGCGCTGCGTATGCCAGGTGGCACCGGCATTGCCGAGGCCGAGCTCGTCCGCCACGCGCTGCACGACGGCCGGCCCCTGCCCCTTCATCTGCGCAAGCGTGCCGACGGCCCCGCCGAGCTGCACGTTCAGGGCATGCCGCGCGGCCTCCCGCAGCCGGGCGCGGCTGCGCACCAGCGGCGCGGCCCAGCCGGCGCACTTGAGGCCGAAGCTCGTGACCGACGCCGGCTGCATCAGCGTGCGCGCAAGAATCGGCGTGGCCGCATGCTGTGTGGCGTGCTGCAGCAGCGCTTCGATGGCGCGGTCGACATCGGCTTCGATCAGCGCGACGCCTTCGCGCGTGACCAGCGCCATGGCGGTGTCGATCACGTCCTGGCTGGTGCTGCCGAAATGCACGAAAGGCACGGCCCCGGGATTGAACAGGCCCACGGCCTCCTTCAAGGCCTTGACCAGTGGAATCGCGACACTGCCGGCGCGGCCGCTGTCGCGCACGATCTTCGCCACGTCGAACAGCTCGACCTTGCAGCTGCCGACGATCGAATGCGCGGCCGATTCCGGCACCAGCCCGAGCGCGACCTGCGCACGGGTCAATGCCGCTTCGAAGCGAAGCATGGCATCGACGAAGTTGTGGTCGCTGAAGGCGGAGAGCGTCTCGGACGTGGAAAGAAAGCCTTCGAAAATACTCATGGTGAACGCCTCTCGCGTCAAAAAAATCGAGTGAGCGCAACTGCATTACACCGCGTCTTCCTCTCGCAGCGCATGGCGGCCCGCCAAGCACTGCATCTCAGTAGCTGATCTTCGCCTCGGCGCGCAGCGCGTCCGCCGTGGCGGTGCCGAAGCCGAAAAACTCGAGGTAGGCGGGAATCATCTCGAACAGCATGTCGGTGCCGACCTGCACGGCGCAGCCCTTGTCCCGTGCAGCACGCAGCAGCGGTGTGTATTCTGACTTCATGACGACCTCGCCGACGAAGGTCGACGGTGCGATGCGGTCCACCTCGAAAGGCAGCGGATCGTCTTCCTTCATGCCCAGCGGCGTGGCGTTGACGACCAGATCGAAACCGGCCGGGTCGTTCGAGCCCGTGGACACGGCCAGCGCCGGATAGTGCGCGCGCAGGCGTCCGGCCAGCGCTTCGGCCGAGGCCGTGTGGGCATCGAAGAGCGCAATTTGCGCAACGCCGGCCGCCGCCAGCGAGGCCGCAATCGCCGAGCCGACGCCGCCGCTTCCGGAGACCAGCACGCGCGCGCCCTCGAGCGTGCAGCCCTTGCGCAGAACACCGCGCACGAAACCGGCGCCGTCGAACTGGTCGCCCACCAGCGTGCCGTCGGCGCGCTTGAGCACGGCGTTGCAGGCGCCGGCGATCTTCGCGGTCGGCGTCACCTCGTCGACCAGGCCCATGGTCGTGATCTTGTGCGGCATGGTCACCAGGGCGCCCCGGATGTTGGTGAGCCGGAACAGCACGGCGAAGGCCGCCGGATAGTCCTCAGGCTTCACACCCATCGGCACCACGACCGCGTCGATGCCCTGCTTCTCGAACCAGGGGTTGTAAATCATCGGCGCCTTGAAGCTTTCGGTGGGAAAGCCCAGGTGCGCTACGAGGGTGGTCTTGCCGGTGATCATGGTGTTCTTCACTCGCCTTTTTTTGGATTTACTTGCGGACCTTTGCGATCTCGGCGTACAGGTCCTTCACCACGGCCTCGCCCACCAGGGCGCTGTGCTTGTCCACCACCGGCTTGACCTTGTCGCGAAGGCGCTGCATTTCGGCGGGACTGAATTCGGTCACCTGCATGCCGGCCTTCTTGAGGTCCGCCAGTGCGGCCTGGGCCTGTCCGCGCGACACTTCGCGCTCGAACTTGGTGGCTTCGTCGGCCGATTCGGTCATGATTTTCTTTTCGGCATCGCTGAGCGAATCCCAGAGCTTCTTGCCGACGATCAGCGCCTGCGGGTTGTAGACGTGCTGCGTCAGCGCAAGGTGCTTCTGCACTTCGGCGAACTTCGACGTGCGGATGACCGTGTTCGGATTCTCCTGGCCGTCGACCGCCTTTTGTTCGAGCGCCGGGTAGAGCTCTGGAAAGGGCATCGGCGTGGCGTTCGCGCCGAGCGCATTGAACAGATCGATGTAGATCGGCGACTGGATCACGCGGATCTTCAGGCCGGCCAGGTCTTCCACCTTGTTGATCGGGCGCTTGCTGTTGGTCACGTTGCGAAAGCCCAGGTCCCAGTAGCCGAGACCGATGAGGTTCTTGGCCGCGAGTTCCGAAAACAGCTTCTTGCCGAAAGGCCCGTCGGTCACCGCATCGGCTTCCTGCGGATTGGCGAACAGGAACGGGAAATCGAAGACCGCGAAGGCCTTGACCTGGTTGGAGAGGATGCCGGCATTGAGCACGGTCATCTCGATGGTTCCGCCCTGGATGGCAGAGATGGTCTGCACGTCGCCGCCGAGCGTGCCGCCGGGGAACAGCTTGACCTGCATCTTGTTGCCCGACTTCTGCGCGACGAGTTCGCCGAACTTCTTCGCGCCCAGGGCCTGTGGATGGTCGCCCTGGTTCTGGAACGCGAACTTGATCGAACGCTCCTTGATGTCTTGCGCAACGGCCGCGGCCACGGGCAGCAGCATTGCAATGCCGAGGCAAAGGGCGCGGGTGATGGTCTTCTTCATGGCTTGTCTCCTTGGGGGTTTGAATCGAAACAGGGAACGTGAAACACGGGGTCAGCCGGCGAACCAGCGCATGGGCACCAGCACGATCGAGGGGAAAAATACGAGCAGGAACATCACGATGAACTGCGCCGTCATGAACGGCAGCACGCCGCGCGTCACCTCGTCCATCTTCATCTTGCCGACGCCCGCCACGACATTGAGCACGGTGCCCACCGGTGGTGTGATCAGCCCGATGGCGTTGTTGATGATGAACAGCACGCCGAAATAGACCGGATCGATGCCCGCGGCCTTGACCACCGGCATCAGGACCGGCGTGAGAATCAGGATGGTCGGCGTCATGTCCATGGCCGTGCCGACCGCCATCACGAGCACCATGATCGCGATCAGCAGCAAGGTCTGGTTGCCCATGAAGGGCTCCAGCAGGCTGATGAGCTTGCTCGGCAGGTCGGCCACCGTGATGAGCCAGGCGGAAACCATGGCCGCCGCCACCAGGAACATGATCACGGCCGTGGTCTTGGCCGCGCTCACGAAGACCCGATAGAGCTGCGCGAAGTTCATCTCGCGGTAGACCACCATCGCGACGAACAGCGCGTAGACCGCCGCGACGACGGCCGCCTCGGTGGGCGTGAACACGCCCATCTTGAGACCCACCAGCACGATCACCGGAAGGAACAACGCCCACAGCGACTCCTTGAAGGCCTTCGCGCGCTCGGCACCGGTGGCCTTGGGCGCCGGCTGGATGTTTTCGCGCTTGGCGACCCACCACCACGCGACGGCGATGCCCAGCCCCAGCATGATGCCGGGCACGATGCCCGCAAGGAACAGCTTGCTGATCGATACGTTGGCCGCAACGCCGAAGATCACGAATCCGATCGATGGCGGAATGACCGGCGCGATGATGCCGGCCGAAGCGATGAGGCCCGCGGCGCGCGCCTTGTCGTGGCCCGCACGCACCATCATCGGCAAGAGCAGCGCCGCGAGCGCAGCGGTGTCCGCAACCGCCGAGCCCGACAGCGCGGCCAGCAGGCAGGCCGCCAGAATGGCCACGAAGCCGAGACCGCCGCGGCGATGGCCGACGAGCGTCAGGGCGAGGTTGACGATGCGCTTGGAAAGGCCGCCGACATTCATGATCTCGCCGGCCAGCATGAAGAAGGGAACGGCAAGCAGCGGGAAGCTGTCGGCGCCATTCACCACGTTCTGCGCCAGGATCTGCGCGTCGAACAGGTCGAGGTGGTACATCAGCGCCACGCCCGAGAGCAGCAGCGAATAGGCAATCGGGATGCCCAGCGCCATGGCGGCGAGCAGCGAGCCGAGGAAGATGAATACGGTCATGGTGGGTTCCGGCTCTCAGCGCTTGTCGTGGGTGTCGCGTTCGATCGCGTCGTCGCGCCCGAGCTGCGCCAGGTCTTCCGACTCCTGCACCATCACGAGTTCTTCTTCGCTCAGCTGGCCGGTGAGCGCGCGCACCAGGTCGCTCAGCAGGAACACCGCCGCCGAGGCTGCGAACACGATGCCCGAGGCGTAGAAGATCGCGGTCGATGCGCCGGTGACCGGCGCTTCCACGTCCCAGTTGATCTTTGCCTGCGCGAGGCTGCCGCTGAACAGCAGCCAGGTTGCATACAGCATGAGCAAGTGGCCCACGACAAGGCAGATCTTCTTGCCCAGTACCGGCAGGCGCGCCACCAGGAAGTCGGTGCCCAGATGCCCGCGCTCCTTGACCGCGACCACGGCCCCCAGGAACGTGACCCAGACAAAGAGCCACCGCGACACCTCCTCCGACACGGTGATGCCCGAGTTGAAGGCATAGCGAAGCACCACGTTGCCGAACACCAGCACGACCATGATGGCAAGCCCCAACGCGATCAGCGCATCGAGCACCTTGCAGTAGCCGTCGAATATCTTTGTCATTTCGTCTCCTCCTTGATATGGGTTTTCGTTTCGCCGCCCGGGTCAAGCCACGCTCGGCGACCGGTAGCGCAGGGGTTGGCGGATCTCGGCGTGCATGGCCGGCGGATAGACGATCTCGCGCAGAAAGTCGGCGTCGTCGCGCACGCCCTGCGCCGCATCGGCATGGCCGAAGTACCCGAGGTAGTGCGGCATCTGCTGGATCAGCATCTCGAAGCCGGCCTGCGCGTTGAGCCCGCGTGCGCGCGCCGCGCGCACCAGCGGCGTGGGCTGGTTGCGCAGCAGGATGTCGAACAGCGCGGCATGGCGGTCCATGCGGGCGACGTCGACAGGCAGCGCGTCGTTCTCATCCAGTCCGAGCGGCGTGGCGTTGATCACCAGGTCATAGCCTTCGGGCGCATTGCTGTCGGCGACTGCCACGTCGGCATCGAAGAAGGCGTCGAGCTTGGCCGCGACGCCAGCCGCCTTGCCGGCCGAGGTGTCGTAGAAGGCAATGTGCTCGGCGCCATCGACCGTGCCGCCTTCGGCCAGCGCCACACCGATAGCGGCGGCGCTCACGCCCGCGCCGAGGATCAGCACCCGCTTGCCGCGGAACGGAATATTGAAGTGGTCCAGCGCGCCCACGAGGCCTTCGCCGTCGAACAGGTCGCCCTCCAGCTCGTTGTTCTCGGTGCGGCGCACCACGTTGACCGAGCCCGCCACGCGGCCGAACAGGCCGCAGCCGTCGAGCAGATCGACCACCAGCGGCTTGTGCGGCGGCGCGATCACCATGCCGCGCACGTTGCGGGCCAGGAAGGCCGACTTGAAGAACACCGCGAAGTCGCGCAGCGGCACCTGCACAGGCAGCAGCACCGCGTCGATGCCGAAACGCTCGAAGACGGCGTTGAACAACCTCGGCAGGCGCACGTTGCGCACGGGGTCGCCGGGGATCAGGTACGCCAGGGTGCTGCCGGTGATGGAGGTGGTCATGTTCTTGCCTCTTTTGTGCGGCAATCGCTCCGAGGCCATTGCCAAGGCGAACTTTATCCATCTCGCCGTGCAATTCATCCTC
It includes:
- the pcaB gene encoding 3-carboxy-cis,cis-muconate cycloisomerase → MSIFEGFLSTSETLSAFSDHNFVDAMLRFEAALTRAQVALGLVPESAAHSIVGSCKVELFDVAKIVRDSGRAGSVAIPLVKALKEAVGLFNPGAVPFVHFGSTSQDVIDTAMALVTREGVALIEADVDRAIEALLQHATQHAATPILARTLMQPASVTSFGLKCAGWAAPLVRSRARLREAARHALNVQLGGAVGTLAQMKGQGPAVVQRVADELGLGNAGATWHTQRDEWVALGCELGLLTGSLGKIARDISLMGQYEVGEVAEPTEPGRGGSSAMPHKRNPVAAMVALAAAQRAPQRVAALLAAMPQEHERALGGWQAELAEWPQLLMSAHGSARALAGALPGLQIDAARMRANIDALRSELPREAADEWFDPALAGPAGETALRQVAALRAHLTAKDTSR
- a CDS encoding TRAP transporter substrate-binding protein — protein: MKKTITRALCLGIAMLLPVAAAVAQDIKERSIKFAFQNQGDHPQALGAKKFGELVAQKSGNKMQVKLFPGGTLGGDVQTISAIQGGTIEMTVLNAGILSNQVKAFAVFDFPFLFANPQEADAVTDGPFGKKLFSELAAKNLIGLGYWDLGFRNVTNSKRPINKVEDLAGLKIRVIQSPIYIDLFNALGANATPMPFPELYPALEQKAVDGQENPNTVIRTSKFAEVQKHLALTQHVYNPQALIVGKKLWDSLSDAEKKIMTESADEATKFEREVSRGQAQAALADLKKAGMQVTEFSPAEMQRLRDKVKPVVDKHSALVGEAVVKDLYAEIAKVRK
- a CDS encoding TRAP transporter large permease subunit: MTVFIFLGSLLAAMALGIPIAYSLLLSGVALMYHLDLFDAQILAQNVVNGADSFPLLAVPFFMLAGEIMNVGGLSKRIVNLALTLVGHRRGGLGFVAILAACLLAALSGSAVADTAALAALLLPMMVRAGHDKARAAGLIASAGIIAPVIPPSIGFVIFGVAANVSISKLFLAGIVPGIMLGLGIAVAWWWVAKRENIQPAPKATGAERAKAFKESLWALFLPVIVLVGLKMGVFTPTEAAVVAAVYALFVAMVVYREMNFAQLYRVFVSAAKTTAVIMFLVAAAMVSAWLITVADLPSKLISLLEPFMGNQTLLLIAIMVLVMAVGTAMDMTPTILILTPVLMPVVKAAGIDPVYFGVLFIINNAIGLITPPVGTVLNVVAGVGKMKMDEVTRGVLPFMTAQFIVMFLLVFFPSIVLVPMRWFAG
- a CDS encoding shikimate dehydrogenase family protein, translating into MITGKTTLVAHLGFPTESFKAPMIYNPWFEKQGIDAVVVPMGVKPEDYPAAFAVLFRLTNIRGALVTMPHKITTMGLVDEVTPTAKIAGACNAVLKRADGTLVGDQFDGAGFVRGVLRKGCTLEGARVLVSGSGGVGSAIAASLAAAGVAQIALFDAHTASAEALAGRLRAHYPALAVSTGSNDPAGFDLVVNATPLGMKEDDPLPFEVDRIAPSTFVGEVVMKSEYTPLLRAARDKGCAVQVGTDMLFEMIPAYLEFFGFGTATADALRAEAKISY
- a CDS encoding shikimate dehydrogenase family protein: MTTSITGSTLAYLIPGDPVRNVRLPRLFNAVFERFGIDAVLLPVQVPLRDFAVFFKSAFLARNVRGMVIAPPHKPLVVDLLDGCGLFGRVAGSVNVVRRTENNELEGDLFDGEGLVGALDHFNIPFRGKRVLILGAGVSAAAIGVALAEGGTVDGAEHIAFYDTSAGKAAGVAAKLDAFFDADVAVADSNAPEGYDLVINATPLGLDENDALPVDVARMDRHAALFDILLRNQPTPLVRAARARGLNAQAGFEMLIQQMPHYLGYFGHADAAQGVRDDADFLREIVYPPAMHAEIRQPLRYRSPSVA
- a CDS encoding TRAP transporter small permease — encoded protein: MTKIFDGYCKVLDALIALGLAIMVVLVFGNVVLRYAFNSGITVSEEVSRWLFVWVTFLGAVVAVKERGHLGTDFLVARLPVLGKKICLVVGHLLMLYATWLLFSGSLAQAKINWDVEAPVTGASTAIFYASGIVFAASAAVFLLSDLVRALTGQLSEEELVMVQESEDLAQLGRDDAIERDTHDKR